The DNA sequence GGCAGGTCACCGCCGCGCGCAACATCAACAAGTGCGTGCACCGCGCCAACCTGGAGGTGACCGAGCTGATCCTGGAGCCCCTGGCCAGCGCGGACGCCGTGCTCAGCGCCGAGGAGAAGGAGGCCGGTGTGGCGCTGGTGGACATCGGCGGCGGCACCACGGACATCGCCATCTTCTATGACAACATCATCCGCCACACCGCGGTGATCCCCTTCGGCGGCAACGTCGTCACCGAGGACATCCGCCAGGGCTGCGGCATCATGCGCGACCAGGCCGAACTGCTCAAGACCAAGTTCGGCAGTGCCCTCGCCGCGGAGAACAAGGAGAACGAGGTGGTGTGCATCCCCGGCCTGCGCGGCCGGGACCCCAAGGAGATCAGCCTGCGCACACTGGCGGAGATCATCCAAAGCCGCATGGAGGAGATCCTCGAGCACGTGCATTTCGAGATCAAGAACAGCGGCATGGAGAAGCAGCTCATCGCGGGCATCGTGCTCACCGGTGGAGGCTCGCAACTGAAACACCTCAAGCAGCTGGTGGAGTACCTCACCGGCATGAGCGCGCGCATCGGCTACCCCAATGAACACATCGCCAAGAGCGCCGTGGAGGACGTGACCAGCCCGCTGCACGCCACCGGTGTGGGCCTGGTGATGAAAGGCTTCGACTACCTGGAGCGTCGCCGTCCCAAGACGGTGGAGACGCGCAACCCGCAGAAGGCCCCCGTGCGCGACCACAGCGAGAAGGGCCGCATCGGCAAGTTCTTCGGCTCGGTGCTCAGCGGCGCCAGCGACCTGTTGAAGGACGACGACAATTGAACCGCACCCCATCACATCGATCACCCATCAAAAACCCCGACGTCATGAAATTCGACCTTCCCCAGGAGCTCTCCTCGATCATCAAGGTGATCGGCGTGGGCGGCGGCGGCGGCAACGCCGTGAACCACATGTACCAGCAGGGCATCAAGGGCGTGGACTTCATCGTCTGCAACACCGATCGCCAGGCCCTCGATACCAGCCCCGTGCCGGTGAAACTGCAACTCGGCACCAGCCTCACCGAGGGCCTCGGCGCCGGCGCGGTGCCCGAGCGCGGCAAGGACGCCGTGCAGGAGAACCTGGACGAGATCCGCCAGCTGCTCAGCACGCGCACCAAGATGATCTTCATCACCGCCGGCATGGGCGGTGGCACCGGCACCGGCGCCGCGCCCGTCATCGCCAGGATCGCCCGCGAGATGGGCGTCCTCACCGTGGGCATCGTCACCAGCCCCTTCATCTGGGAGGGTCGCCGCCGCAAGCAGCAGGCCGCCGCCGGCATCGAGGAGATGCGCAACGCCGTGGACACCCTGCTGGTGATCAACAACGACCGCCTGCGCGACCTCTTCGGCAACCTCTCGCTGGACAACGCCTTCGAGCATGCGGACAATGTGCTCACCACCGCCGCGCGCGGCATCGCCGAGATCATCACCAAGACCGGCAAGGTGAACGTGGACTTCGAGGACGTGAAGACCGTGATGACCACCAGTGGCGTGGCCATCATGGGCATGGCCGAGGCCGAAGGGGAGGACCGCGCCATGCGCGCCGCCCAGGAAGCGCTGGCCTCGCCCCTGCTCAACGACAACGACATCAAGGGCGCCAAGTTCGTCCTGCTCAACATCACCCATGGTGACCGCGCCGTGCTGATGGACGAGATCTCCGAGATCACCGACCACATCCAGGAAGCCGCCGGCAGCACCGCCGATGTGATCTGGGGCTATGGCCGCGATGAAAGCCTCGGCGAGAAGGTGCGCATCACCGTCATCGCCACGGGCTTCCACACCAACCCCGCCACGGGCGAGGTGGGCGCTATCCCGGCCGAGAAGAAGGTGATGCCGCTGGGCATGCCCGTGCCCACGGAGATCACGCAGGCCATCGCCAATCCGGTGACCGGTGCCGCACCAGCAGCACCTGCGCCGCCACCCGAAGTGCCCGAGATCAGCGAACCCTACCTGAAGGAGGTGACACCCGCGCCGGTGGCGTCGGTGGAGCCTCAGCGCACCATCGAGTTCGATCTGCAGGCCAGCGACGAACCGCGGATCACCGACAGCACCGTGGAGAAGACGGTGCACACGCTCTACGACGCCGTGGAGGAGACCGCGGACGCCAACAGCGTGAGCGAGCCGGTGCAGCGCACCAGCGTGGGCGAGGCGCGCCTCACGCCCACCGAGCACCAGGCCCGCGTGGAGGAACGCCAGGCGCGCATGCGCGAACTGGCCACCCGCCTGCGCACCGCCAACGGCCTCAACGAGATGGAGCGCGAGCCGGCCTACAAGCGCAAGAACGTGCAGCTGAGCGATTCGCCGCGCAGCACCGACAGCAGCGTGAGCCGCTACACGCTCTCCGAGGAGACCGACGAGAACGGTGAGCGCCGCGTAGAGTTGAAGCGCAACAACCCCTACCTGCACGACAACGTGGATTGACCGCACATGGCTCCCGGTCATGGGCACATGACCACATGGGCACATGAACACCGCCATGGACCTGCAACAGAGGATCGACGTCGACATCAAGGCCGCCATGCTGGCCCGCGACAAGGACCGGCTGAACGCGCTGCGCGCCATCAAGAGCGCCATTCTGCTGGAACTGACCAAGGAAGGCCCGGGGAAGGGGCTGGACGAGGCCACCGGGCTGAAACTCCTGCAGAAGCTGCACAAACAGCGTATGGAGAGCGCGGCGATCTACCACGAGCAGCAGCGCGCCGAGTTGGCGGCCGAGGAGGAGGCGCAGGCCAGGGTGATCGAAGCCTACCTGCCCAAGCGCATGGACCTGGCCGAACTGGAGTCCAGCGTCATCGCCCTCATCGGCGAGCTGGGCGCCAGTGGCATGAAGGACATGGGCCGCGTGATGGGCGAGGCCAACAAACGCTGGGCGGGCCAGGCCGATGGCAGCGCCATCGCCGCGCTGGTGAAGAAGCTGCTGGCGGCCGGTGGGTGACCGGCCGACGAATGGACCAATGTGACGAAGCGCGCCGAAAGGCGCGCTTCGTGGTTCGAAGGGTGTGCGAGCAGCTTGCCTGTGCAGGATCCCTTCGTGCCTCAGGAGACCCCGCGGTGGCCCAGGTCAAGTGCATGACAAAGTCACACATTGGTCCACACCTGCATTTTAACGCGTGATCCATGCCTTTGAACGGTATAGAATTGGAAATAGATGTTTCTGCGGATTTGGTGCTCGTGCACTTTCGCATTACGTTCGTTCCACCCTGTTCCATCGATCATGCGTTCTATCCCCCCCCCCCCAAGCCTACCACTTCCTGATCGCCCTGGCTTGCATGGGCATTTTCGCTGATAGCGCTATCGCCCAGCCGCTCAACATCACGCTCGTCCGCAGCAATTACAACGGCTATGGCGTCAGTTGTTTCGGTGGTACCAATGGTAGCATAGAAGCCATCGTCACCGGGGGAACAGCACCCATTTCCTGGGGTCCATCAACGCGGAACCACTGATCTTCAAGACCCATAACACGATCCGCATGCAGATCGGCTCCACAGGCAATGTCACGGTGGGTACCGGGCTTGCGGTCCCGGGCACAAGGATGAGCATTGGCCAGGCATCCGGCAGCAATTGGCTGGAACTGCGGCGCACGGCAGGAGCCGGGAGCAACAGTTCATGGCTGTTGCACGATCCCGAGAATGATGGCGCGTTGGAGTTCCGATTCCAGCCAGCCGAAGGAGACCCCCTGGAGAAGGTGCTCAGCCTGCATGACAATGGCAAGGTCAGCATCGGTGATGTACCCACGGATACACCCTTTCACGACTACCGGCTCTATGTGCAGGGTGGCCTGCTGACCGAAAAGGTGAAGGTGGCCTTGAAGACCTCCGATGAATGGAGCGACCATGTGTTCAAGCCCGGTTACAGACTGATGCCCCTGCCCGAAGTGAAGGCCTTCATCAAGGAACACGGCCACCTGCCCGGAGTGCCTTCTGCGGAGCAAATGGTGGAGCAAGGATTGGACGTGGTGAGGACCAATGCGATGCTGATGGAGAAGGTGGAGGAGTTGATGCTCTACGTTCTTCAACTCGAGGAGCGTATTGATCAAATGGAGCGTGCTCGAACATTCCAGGGTGGCAACAAGTGACACCGATCTACGGGGCAACGCATCACTACACCACAAGATCAAGGTCTCCATGCTATTCAAGGTACGCAACAAGTAAGTCGGGATGTACACCAAGCTATTGCGGGCCGCACATCTGCTTTGCCACTTCCTGTGCATGTTGGCGCAGGTCGTTGCGCAAGCACCAGTGGACAGCGCGGGAACGAGCCGGAACACGATTTATCTGTCCGCATGGGGGCATGGTGGCCTCTACTCGGTGAACTACGACCGGGCATGGCGTGTGGGCCGTAACAGGATGTCTGTAAGCATCGGTGCTACCTACCTGCCGGATATCGGACCGGACGAACCGTCGTACCCATCAGTGCCGAAGTACTCTTTGCCCGTGCAGTGGAACTTCTTCCACGGTGAAGGGCCGAGCACGATGGAGCATGGGCTGGGCCTGAGCCTGTGGAGTGGCTGGAATGCGATCGGGCCGCGTTATGTAGGAACAGTGCATGAACTTGGCCCCGTCAGCTCCACTGCATTGTACGCATTTGTGAAGCCGATCGGCTACAGGCTCCAGCCCAAGCGTCATGGCTTCTTCTTAAGGGCACATGTATTGTTGGCCCTGAAGCTCGCAGAGTTCGATCCGAAGTGGGATAGGTACAGCCGCGACCACCCGAACAGGGAGCAAAAGGTCTTGCTGTTGCCAGGATTGGATTTGGGGTATTCGTTCAAAGTCCGAAAGAGATGAGACTTGTTGCGTGCATCCTGCTTCTCTTCATTACGCTGGGCACCCATGCGCAGTACGATGTGCCCGCCAAAGAAATGTTCGACAAGCTTGGCCACAAGGCGGTCTACAATGGGACATACGATGGTATCGTAAGCTATATGCTATATACCAACCCTTGGTCCGGCTATCGGTATGGTGAACAGGTCGGCCCCACGCTGGAGGGATACATACGCCTATATGAAACTACACAGGACAAGGCATACTTGATCAAGTTCGTGAACCTGGCCTTGAAGGCGGTTGCCTGGCGCAAGGCGAACTATCGGTTCAACGACCTGCTGTACATGGATGGCCAGCTACTTTGGCCCATGGCCCACTTCATACACTTGGTGCTGATCGATGACCCCAATCTTGCTACCTTCGAAGTGTCGAGCAATGCGGGATTGATCGAAGTGCCTGCTTCAACCATTGCTGTCAATGAGCTGCCATTCCAGTCCAGCTACGTCTTTCAAGAGATAGCCACTTGGCTGCTGGCAAGAGGCGTGGAGAGCTTGGATGCCATCATCGCTGACGAATGGGATGAAGATATCGGCTTCAAGGGAGCTGCAGCGGTCAATTTGCAAGGGGGCTTCGCGGGTGCGCTTTTGCATCTGGGGCATATGGCCGCAGTGAACAGCAGCTATTCAGGGCTTCAGTCCTACTTGGACCGTGGAGCAAGGTTGGCGGCGCTGTTTCGCTCCGATATGGACATTGAGGATGATTGCTCCTGTTCCAGCTAAGCGTTTCCGGTTCTCAGAACAGGGTCGCATAATTCCTATTGGTGGTATCACAGCGGTTGGCACTATGATGTCATAGCTTCATGCGTGAATTCATGCCTACCCTTTTTTCACTTCGACCAACCTGATCTGAACACCTACCAAGAATTTATTGAAGACATCAGCCACGCAATACCGACGCTTATCATTCCCTTCATGTCGCATCGCTACTCACTATACACCAATGGCTTCTATCCCTTTACCGATACGGAAATGGTACGGTTCAGGAACACATTCACAAAGCATGTATGGGATCCTACGGCCGGGGGTTTCCACACTGCCGTGAATGGGCAGGATGCACCCGTCTACCCTCCCTCATATAATGGCCAGTTCAATGTTCTCAGGTACAATGCGCTGGCTTGGATGCCCCTGCAACATTTCGACCAGGCCTCAGGTGCCGCAACTGGTGATCAGGTCTACGACATCATCATGGGTTTCTATGAGAGCGAAGTACATGGCAGTCCTACAGATTTGACCGGGGGCTTCCATTATTTGGGCCTCGCGGAGGTCGTCTCCGCCCAATGGGAGCGCGAATGCTTCAGCCTCACCCTCTTCAACCGCGAATTGGTGTACGATCAGGATTTTGCGGCCAAAGCCGTGCTGACCGTTGATGCCTTCGGGGAAGAGGGTGCCTCCTTCGCTGACCCGGTGATCCATGTGCCGCGCTTCACGGTGCATGAGGGGATCCGCTCCCAGTTCCGGGCCGGTGGGGCCGTGGCGTGGGAGCCTGGCTTTGAGGCGGTGTATGGCAGCGTGGTGGAGGCTGTGATCGACCCCTTGGGTTGTGAGATGGCGTACAAGGCGCTCGCCAGTGGTGACATGACCACGACCTATGCCGGTGGGGAACAGCGCGATGGTGCGAGGGCTGTTCCTGCGGATGACGCGAGTGCTGCTGGTGAGCGGAAGGGACTGGAGCGCAAGGCGACCATGACCCTGATGCCGAACCCTGCCGCCCACGAAGTGACGGTGCGCTTGACCCTGCCCAGCGAACAGCGCGTGCGTATCGAGCTTCGCGATGCATTGGGCCGACGCATCAGCGGAAAAGATGTGGGCATGCTGCCTGAAGGGGTCCATGACCTTTTGTTGCCGCTGGAAGGCCATAGCCCCGGACCTTATAGCTGTACTGTCCACTTGGATGGTGGCCCCCTGACCCGCATGTTGATCGTGGAGTGAGCTTCGTCGTGGTGCAACGATGGACAGATAGGTTCCATCCAAGGCCGCGTCACCAGGACATGCCACAACGCCTACAGACCGTCCGCATGAGCGAATGTGGATCTGCTGGCTGGCGCTGCGGGGCGGACGGGAATGGATCCACACCACCTCGGGGTCTCCGAAGGGACCTTACGCTCCCAGTGCCATGAGGCTCCGTCCTGGGCCTGCGAAGCATCACCAGCAATACCATTGCTGTCCGCGCAGGACCCCCTCTTGCCATAGACCCACAGGCGGGACGCCTGTGGGACTTTACCCCACCACCAGCTTGAAGCCCACGC is a window from the Flavobacteriales bacterium genome containing:
- the ftsZ gene encoding cell division protein FtsZ, which gives rise to MKFDLPQELSSIIKVIGVGGGGGNAVNHMYQQGIKGVDFIVCNTDRQALDTSPVPVKLQLGTSLTEGLGAGAVPERGKDAVQENLDEIRQLLSTRTKMIFITAGMGGGTGTGAAPVIARIAREMGVLTVGIVTSPFIWEGRRRKQQAAAGIEEMRNAVDTLLVINNDRLRDLFGNLSLDNAFEHADNVLTTAARGIAEIITKTGKVNVDFEDVKTVMTTSGVAIMGMAEAEGEDRAMRAAQEALASPLLNDNDIKGAKFVLLNITHGDRAVLMDEISEITDHIQEAAGSTADVIWGYGRDESLGEKVRITVIATGFHTNPATGEVGAIPAEKKVMPLGMPVPTEITQAIANPVTGAAPAAPAPPPEVPEISEPYLKEVTPAPVASVEPQRTIEFDLQASDEPRITDSTVEKTVHTLYDAVEETADANSVSEPVQRTSVGEARLTPTEHQARVEERQARMRELATRLRTANGLNEMEREPAYKRKNVQLSDSPRSTDSSVSRYTLSEETDENGERRVELKRNNPYLHDNVD
- the ftsA gene encoding cell division protein FtsA, whose amino-acid sequence is MDNNQEIVAGLDIGTTKIACIVGRKNEQGKIEILGMGKSRSDGVTRGVVANIQKTVDSIIAAVRQAEDSAGVDIGTVNVGIAGQHIRSMQHRGMKMRQSLEEEITQGDIDLLIDETYRLVMPPGEEIIHVLPQEYIVDNEQGIRDPIGMSGIRLEANFHIISGQVTAARNINKCVHRANLEVTELILEPLASADAVLSAEEKEAGVALVDIGGGTTDIAIFYDNIIRHTAVIPFGGNVVTEDIRQGCGIMRDQAELLKTKFGSALAAENKENEVVCIPGLRGRDPKEISLRTLAEIIQSRMEEILEHVHFEIKNSGMEKQLIAGIVLTGGGSQLKHLKQLVEYLTGMSARIGYPNEHIAKSAVEDVTSPLHATGVGLVMKGFDYLERRRPKTVETRNPQKAPVRDHSEKGRIGKFFGSVLSGASDLLKDDDN
- a CDS encoding SprB repeat-containing protein translates to MGIFADSAIAQPLNITLVRSNYNGYGVSCFGGTNGSIEAIVTGGTAPISWGPSTRNH
- a CDS encoding GatB/YqeY domain-containing protein, giving the protein MDLQQRIDVDIKAAMLARDKDRLNALRAIKSAILLELTKEGPGKGLDEATGLKLLQKLHKQRMESAAIYHEQQRAELAAEEEAQARVIEAYLPKRMDLAELESSVIALIGELGASGMKDMGRVMGEANKRWAGQADGSAIAALVKKLLAAGG